Proteins found in one Cetobacterium ceti genomic segment:
- the trxA gene encoding thioredoxin, with amino-acid sequence MSNIVKLDVNNFKKEVLEAKGLVLVDFWADWCGPCKMLGPILDELSTELELIKIAKVNVDESGELAGEYGIRSIPTMIIFKDGQKVDQIVGLRQKAELKELLLQY; translated from the coding sequence ATGAGTAACATAGTAAAATTAGATGTAAACAATTTTAAAAAGGAAGTTCTAGAAGCTAAGGGATTAGTTTTAGTTGATTTCTGGGCAGATTGGTGTGGACCTTGTAAAATGTTAGGACCAATATTAGATGAATTATCAACTGAGTTAGAACTTATAAAAATAGCTAAGGTAAACGTAGATGAAAGCGGAGAGTTAGCAGGAGAGTATGGAATTAGAAGTATTCCTACTATGATAATATTCAAAGATGGTCAAAAAGTTGATCAAATCGTTGGATTAAGACAAAAAGCTGAATTAAAAGAATTATTATTACAATATTAA